A window of Equus przewalskii isolate Varuska chromosome 18, EquPr2, whole genome shotgun sequence contains these coding sequences:
- the EIF4G1 gene encoding eukaryotic translation initiation factor 4 gamma 1 isoform X5 translates to MNTPSQPRQGGFRSLQHFYPSRAQPPSSAASRVQSAAPARPGPAAHVYPAGSQVMMIPSQISYPASQGAYYIPGQGRSTYVVPTQQYPVQPGAPSFYPGASPTEFGTYAGAYYPAQGVQQFPTGVAPAPVLMNQAPQIAPKRERKTIRIRDPNQGGKDITEEIMSGARTASTPTPPQTGGGLEPQANGETPQVAVVVRPDDRSQGAIIGGRPGLPGPEHSPSESQPSSPSPTPSPPPVLEPGSEPNLTVLSIPGDTMTTGMIQMSVEESAPMPRETGEPYCLSPEPTPLAEPILEVEVTLSKPIPESEFSSSPLQVSTTLASHKVEILPEPNGTVPSEDLEPEVESSPELAPLPPPTCPSEPPMPIAPTAQPEELLNGAPSPPAVDLSPVSEPKEQAKEVTASVTPPTVLSATPAVAPPATSPAQEEEMEEEEEEGEEGEAGEAGEAEGEKRGEELLPPESSPVPAHQNLEAAVATQVAVSVPKRRRKIKELNKKEAVGDLLDAFKEVNPGVSEVENQPPVGNNPGPEPEGSSVPLRPEEADETWDAKEDKIHNAENIQPGEQKYEYKSDQWKPLNLEEKKRYDREFLLGFQFIFASLQKPEGLPHISDVVLDKANKTPLRPLDPSRLQGINCGPDFTPSFANLGRPALSNRGPPRGGPGGELPRGPQAGLGPRRSQQGPRKEPRKIIATVLMTEDIKLNKAEKAWKPSSKRTAADKDRGEEDADGSKTQDLFRRVRSILNKLTPQMFQQLMKQVTQLAIDTEERLKGVIDLIFEKAISEPNFSVAYANMCRCLMALKVPTTEKPTVTVNFRKLLLNRCQKEFEKDKDDDEVFEKKQKEMDEAATAEERGRLKEELEEARDIARRRSLGNIKFIGELFKLKMLTEAIMHDCVVKLLKNHDEESLECLCRLLTTIGKDLDFEKAKPRMDQYFNQMEKIIKEKKTSSRIRFMLQDVLDLRQSNWVPRRGDQGPKTIDQIHKEAEMEEHREHIKVQQLMAKGSDKRRGGPPGPPISRGLPLVDDGGWNTVPISKGSRPIDTSRLTKITKPGSIDSNNQLFAPGGRLSWGKGSSGGSGAKPSDAASETARPATSTLNRFSALQQAVPTESTDNRRVVQRSSLSRERGEKAGDRGDRLERSERGGDRGDRLDRARTPATKRSFSKEVEERSRERPSQPEGLRKAASLTEDRDRGRDAVKREATLPPVSPPKAALSEEELEKKSKAIIEEYLHLNDMKEAVQCVQELASPSLLFIFVRHGIESTLERSAIAREHMGRLLHQLLCAGHLSTAQYYQGLYEILELAEDMEIDIPHVWLYLAELVTPVLQEGGVPMGELFREITKPLRPLGKAASLLLEILGLLCKSMGPKKVGTLWREAGLSWKEFLPEGQDVSAFVAEQKVEYTLGEESEAPSQRLFSSEELSRQLEKLLKEGSSNQRVFDWIEANLSEQQIASNTLVRALMTTVCYSAIIFETSLRVDVAVLKARAKLLQKYLCDEQKELQALYALQALVVTLEQPANLLRMFFDALYDEDVVKEDAFYSWESSKDPAEQQGKGVALKSVTAFFKWLREAEEEESDHN, encoded by the exons ATGAACACGCCTTCTCAGCCCCGCCAG GGAGGATTCAGGTCTCTGCAG CACTTCTACCCTAGCCGGGCCCAGCCCCCGAGCAGTGCAGCCTCCCGAGTGCAGAGTGCAGCCCCCGCCCGCCCTGGCCCAGCTGCCCATGTCTACCCTGCTGGATCCCAAGTAATGATGATCCCTTCCCAGATCTCCTACCCAGCCTCCCAGGGGGCCTACTACATCCCTGGACAG GGGCGTTCCACGTATGTTGTCCCGACACAGCAGTATCCTGTGCAGCCAGGAGCCCCAAGCTTCTATCCGGGTGCAAGCCCTACTGAGTTTGGGACTTACG ctggCGCCTATTACCCAGCCCAGGGTGTGCAGCAGTTTCCCACTGGCGTGGCCCCCGCTCCAGTTTTGATGAACCAGGCACCCCAGATTGCTCCCAAGAGGGAGCGGAAGACG ATCCGAATTCGAGATCCAAACCAAGGAGGGAAAGATATCACAGAGGAGATCATGTCTGGGGCACGCACCGCATCcacacccacccctccccag ACGGGAGGCGGTCTGGAGCCTCAAGCTAATGGGGAGACACCCCAGGTTGCTGTCGTTGTCCGGCCAG ATGACCGGTCGCAGGGAGCAATCATTGGGGGCCGGCCGGGGCTACCTGGCCCAGAGCACAGCCCTTCAGAATCCCAGCCTTCATCACCTTCTCCGACCCCATCACCACCCCCAGTCCTGGAACCAGGATCTGAGCCTAATCTCACGGTCCTCTCTATTCCTGGGGACACTATGACAACCGGGATGATACAGATGTCTGTAGAAGAATCAGCCCCCATGCCACGTGAAACTGGGGAGCCATATTGCCTCTCTCCAGAACCCACTCCCCTTGCTGAACCCATACTGGAAGTAGAAGTGACACTTAGCAAACCAATTCCAGAATCTGAGTTCTCTTCCAGTCCTCTCCAGGTGTCTACCACCCTGGCATCTCACAAGGTGGAAATTCTTCCTGAGCCTAATGGCACAGTCCCATCTGAGGATCTGGAACCAGAAGTGGAGTCGAGCCCAGAGcttgcccctctccctcccccgacTTGTCCCTCTGAACCCCCCATGCCCATTGCTCCAACTGCCCAACCTGAGGAACTGCTCAACGGAGCCCCCTCGCCACCAGCTGTGGACTTAAGCCCAGTCAGTGAGCCAAAGGAGCAGGCCAAGGAAGTTACAGCATCAGTGACTCCCCCGACCGTCCTCTCTGCTACTCCAGCTGTTGCTCCTCCAGCTACTTCCCCTGctcaggaggaggaaatggaggaagaggaggaagagggagaagagggagaagcaggagaagCAGGAGAAGCTGAGggtgagaaaagaggagaggaactGCTCCCCCCAGAGAGCAGCCCTGTTCCAGCCCACCAGAATTTGGAGGCAGCAGTGGCCACCCAAG TGGCAGTATCTGTGCCAAAGAGGAGACGAAAAATTAAGGAGCTCAATAAGAAAGAGGCTGTAGGAGACCTTCTAGATGCCTTCAAGGAG GTGAACCCGGGAGTATCAGAGGTGGAAAATCAGCCTCCTGTAGGCAACAATCCCGGCCCAGAGCCTGAGGGCAGCAGTGTGCCCCTGCGGCCTGAGGAAGCAGATGAGACCTGGGACGCAAAGGAAGACAAAATTCACAATGCTGAGAATATCCAGCCTGGGGAACAGAAGTATGAATATAAGTCAG ATCAGTGGAAGCCTCTAAACCTTGAGGAGAAAAAGCGGTATGACCGTGAGTTCCTGCTTGGCTTTCAGTTCATCTTTGCCAGTCTGCAGAAGCCGGAGGGATTGCCCCATATCAGTGACGTGGTGTTGGATAAG GCCAATAAAACACCACTGCGGCCACTGGATCCCAGTAGACTTCAGGGCATAAATTGTGGCCCAGACTTCACTCCATCCTTTGCCAACCTTGGCCGACCAGCGCTTAGCAACCGTGGGCCCCCAAGGGGTGGGCCAGGTGGGGAGCTGCCCCGAGGGCCG CAGGCTGGTCTAGGACCCCGGCGCTCTCAGCAGGGCCCCCGAAAGGAGCCACGCAAAATCATTGCTACAGTGTTAATGACCGAAGATATAAAGCTGAACAAAGCAGAGAAGGCTTGGAAACCCAGCAGCAAGCGGACGGCGGCTGATAAGGACCGAGGGGAAGAGGATGCTGATGGCAGCAAAACCCAG GACCTGTTCCGCAGGGTGCGCTCCATCCTGAATAAGTTGACACCCCAGATGTTCCAGCAGCTGATGAAGCAGGTGACGCAGCTGGCGATCGACACTGAGGAACGCCTCAAAGGGGTCATTGACCTCATCTTTGAGAAGGCCATTTCAGAGCCCAACTTCTCTGTGGCCTATGCCAACATGTGCCGCTGCCTCATGGCG CTCAAAGTGCCCACTACAGAAAAGCCAACAGTGACTGTGAACTTCCGAAAACTGTTGTTGAATCGATGTCAGAAGGAgtttgaaaaagacaaagatgatgATGAGGTTtttgaaaagaagcaaaaagagatGGATGAAGCTGCTACG GCAGAGGAACGGGGACGCCTGAAGGAAGAGCTGGAAGAGGCTCGAGACATAGCCCGGCGGCGCTCTTTAGGGAATATCAAGTTTATTGGGGAGTTGTTCAAGCTGAAGATGTTAACAGAGGCAATAATGCATGACTGTGTGGTTAAACTACTAAAGAACCATGATGAAGAGTCCCTTGAATGCCTTTGCCGTCTGCTCACCACCATTGGAAAAGACCTGGACTTTGAAAAAGCCAAG ccTCGAATGGATCAGTATTTCAACCAGATGGaaaaaatcattaaggaaaaGAAGACTTCATCCCGAATCCGCTTTATGCTGCAGGACGTGCTGGACCTGCGACAG AGCAATTGGGTGCCGCGCCGAGGGGACCAGGGTCCCAAGACCATTGACCAGATCCACAAGGAGGCTGAGATGGAAGAGCATCGAGAGCACATAAAAGTGCAGCAGCTAATGGCCAAAGGCAGCGACAAGCGTCGGGGTGGCCCCCCAGGCCCACCCATCA GCCGTGGCCTTCCACTTGTGGATGATGGTGGCTGGAACACAGTCCCCATCAGCAAGGGCAGCCGCCCTATTGACACCTCACGACTCACCAAGATCACGAAG CCTGGTTCCATTGATTCTAACAACCAGCTCTTCGCACCTGGAGGGCGATTGAGCTGGGGCAAGGGCAGCAGTGGAGGTTCTGGAGCCAAGCCCTCTGACGCAG CATCAGAAACTGCTCGTCCAGCTACTAGTACCTTGAATCGTTTCTCAGCCCTTCAACAAGCAGTACCTACAGAAAGCACAGATAACAGACGTGTGGTACAGAG GAGTAGCTTGAGCCGGGAACGAGGCGAGAAAGCTGGGGATCGGGGAGACCGCCTAGAACGGAGTGAACGGGGAGGTGACCGTGGAGACCGGCTTGATCGTGCACGGACACCTGCCACCAAGCGGAGCTTCAGCAAGGAAGTGGAGGAGCGGAGTAGAGAGAGGCCCTCCCAGCCTGAGGGACTACGCAAGGCAGCTAGCCTCACGGAGGATCGGGACCGCGGGCGGGATGCTG TGAAGCGAGAAGCCACGCTACCCCCAGTGAGCCCCCCGAAGGCCGCACTCtctgaggaggagctggagaagaaATCCAAGGCCATAATTGAGGAGTACCTCCATCTCAATGACATGAAG GAGGCAGTGCAGTGTGTGCAGGAGCTGGCCTCACCCTCCCTGCTCTTCATCTTTGTGCGGCATGGCATCGAGTCCACACTGGAGCGTAGCGCCATTGCTCGTGAGCATATGGGGCGGCTGTTGCACCAGCTGCTCTGTGCCGGGCACCTCTCCACTGCTCAGTACTACCAAGG GCTGTATGAAATCCTAGAATTGGCTGAAGACATGGAAATTGACATCCCCCACGTGTGGCTCTACTTAGCAGAACTGGTGACGCCCGTTCTGCAGGAAGGTGGGGTGCCCATGGGGGAGCTGTTCAG GGAGATTACAAAACCTCTGAGACCCTTGGGCAAAGCTGCTTCCCTATTGCTGGAGATCCTAGGGCTCCTATGCAAAAGCATG GGTCCCAAAAAGGTGGGGACGCTGTGGCGAGAGGCTGGACTCAGctggaaggaatttctgcctgaAGGCCAGGACGTCAGTGCATTTGTGGCTGAACAG AAGGTGGAGTATACCCTGGGCGAGGAGTCAGAAGCTCCCAGTCAGAGGCTGTTCTCCTCCGAGGAGCTGAGCAGGCAGCTGGAGAAGCTGCTGAAGGAGGGCAGCAGTAACCAGCGGGTGTTTGACTGGATAGAG GCCAACTTGAGTGAGCAGCAGATAGCATCCAACACATTAGTTCGAGCCCTCATGACAACTGTCTGCTATTCCGCAATTATCT TTGAGACTTCTCTCCGAGTGGATGTGGCAGTGCTGAAAGCGCGAGCGAAACTGCTACAGAAATACCTGTGTGATGAGCAGAAGGAGCTGCAGGCGCTCTATGCCCTCCAGGCCCTTGTAGTGACCTTAGAACAGCCTGCCA ACCTGCTTCGGATGTTCTTTGATGCGCTGTACGATGAGGACGTGGTGAAGGAGGACGCTTTCTACAGCTGGGAGAGTAGCAAGGACCCCGCTGAGCAGCAGGGCAAGGGCGTGGCCCTTAAATCTGTCACAGCCTTCTTCAAGTGGCTTcgtgaggcagaggaggaggagtcagACCACAACTGA
- the EIF4G1 gene encoding eukaryotic translation initiation factor 4 gamma 1 isoform X6 produces MNTPSQPRQGGFRSLQHFYPSRAQPPSSAASRVQSAAPARPGPAAHVYPAGSQVMMIPSQISYPASQGAYYIPGQGRSTYVVPTQQYPVQPGAPSFYPGASPTEFGTYAGAYYPAQGVQQFPTGVAPAPVLMNQAPQIAPKRERKTIRIRDPNQGGKDITEEIMSGARTASTPTPPQTGGGLEPQANGETPQVAVVVRPDDRSQGAIIGGRPGLPGPEHSPSESQPSSPSPTPSPPPVLEPGSEPNLTVLSIPGDTMTTGMIQMSVEESAPMPRETGEPYCLSPEPTPLAEPILEVEVTLSKPIPESEFSSSPLQVSTTLASHKVEILPEPNGTVPSEDLEPEVESSPELAPLPPPTCPSEPPMPIAPTAQPEELLNGAPSPPAVDLSPVSEPKEQAKEVTASVTPPTVLSATPAVAPPATSPAQEEEMEEEEEEGEEGEAGEAGEAEGEKRGEELLPPESSPVPAHQNLEAAVATQVAVSVPKRRRKIKELNKKEAVGDLLDAFKEVNPGVSEVENQPPVGNNPGPEPEGSSVPLRPEEADETWDAKEDKIHNAENIQPGEQKYEYKSDQWKPLNLEEKKRYDREFLLGFQFIFASLQKPEGLPHISDVVLDKANKTPLRPLDPSRLQGINCGPDFTPSFANLGRPALSNRGPPRGGPGGELPRGPAGLGPRRSQQGPRKEPRKIIATVLMTEDIKLNKAEKAWKPSSKRTAADKDRGEEDADGSKTQDLFRRVRSILNKLTPQMFQQLMKQVTQLAIDTEERLKGVIDLIFEKAISEPNFSVAYANMCRCLMALKVPTTEKPTVTVNFRKLLLNRCQKEFEKDKDDDEVFEKKQKEMDEAATAEERGRLKEELEEARDIARRRSLGNIKFIGELFKLKMLTEAIMHDCVVKLLKNHDEESLECLCRLLTTIGKDLDFEKAKPRMDQYFNQMEKIIKEKKTSSRIRFMLQDVLDLRQSNWVPRRGDQGPKTIDQIHKEAEMEEHREHIKVQQLMAKGSDKRRGGPPGPPISRGLPLVDDGGWNTVPISKGSRPIDTSRLTKITKPGSIDSNNQLFAPGGRLSWGKGSSGGSGAKPSDAASETARPATSTLNRFSALQQAVPTESTDNRRVVQRSSLSRERGEKAGDRGDRLERSERGGDRGDRLDRARTPATKRSFSKEVEERSRERPSQPEGLRKAASLTEDRDRGRDAVKREATLPPVSPPKAALSEEELEKKSKAIIEEYLHLNDMKEAVQCVQELASPSLLFIFVRHGIESTLERSAIAREHMGRLLHQLLCAGHLSTAQYYQGLYEILELAEDMEIDIPHVWLYLAELVTPVLQEGGVPMGELFREITKPLRPLGKAASLLLEILGLLCKSMGPKKVGTLWREAGLSWKEFLPEGQDVSAFVAEQKVEYTLGEESEAPSQRLFSSEELSRQLEKLLKEGSSNQRVFDWIEANLSEQQIASNTLVRALMTTVCYSAIIFETSLRVDVAVLKARAKLLQKYLCDEQKELQALYALQALVVTLEQPANLLRMFFDALYDEDVVKEDAFYSWESSKDPAEQQGKGVALKSVTAFFKWLREAEEEESDHN; encoded by the exons ATGAACACGCCTTCTCAGCCCCGCCAG GGAGGATTCAGGTCTCTGCAG CACTTCTACCCTAGCCGGGCCCAGCCCCCGAGCAGTGCAGCCTCCCGAGTGCAGAGTGCAGCCCCCGCCCGCCCTGGCCCAGCTGCCCATGTCTACCCTGCTGGATCCCAAGTAATGATGATCCCTTCCCAGATCTCCTACCCAGCCTCCCAGGGGGCCTACTACATCCCTGGACAG GGGCGTTCCACGTATGTTGTCCCGACACAGCAGTATCCTGTGCAGCCAGGAGCCCCAAGCTTCTATCCGGGTGCAAGCCCTACTGAGTTTGGGACTTACG ctggCGCCTATTACCCAGCCCAGGGTGTGCAGCAGTTTCCCACTGGCGTGGCCCCCGCTCCAGTTTTGATGAACCAGGCACCCCAGATTGCTCCCAAGAGGGAGCGGAAGACG ATCCGAATTCGAGATCCAAACCAAGGAGGGAAAGATATCACAGAGGAGATCATGTCTGGGGCACGCACCGCATCcacacccacccctccccag ACGGGAGGCGGTCTGGAGCCTCAAGCTAATGGGGAGACACCCCAGGTTGCTGTCGTTGTCCGGCCAG ATGACCGGTCGCAGGGAGCAATCATTGGGGGCCGGCCGGGGCTACCTGGCCCAGAGCACAGCCCTTCAGAATCCCAGCCTTCATCACCTTCTCCGACCCCATCACCACCCCCAGTCCTGGAACCAGGATCTGAGCCTAATCTCACGGTCCTCTCTATTCCTGGGGACACTATGACAACCGGGATGATACAGATGTCTGTAGAAGAATCAGCCCCCATGCCACGTGAAACTGGGGAGCCATATTGCCTCTCTCCAGAACCCACTCCCCTTGCTGAACCCATACTGGAAGTAGAAGTGACACTTAGCAAACCAATTCCAGAATCTGAGTTCTCTTCCAGTCCTCTCCAGGTGTCTACCACCCTGGCATCTCACAAGGTGGAAATTCTTCCTGAGCCTAATGGCACAGTCCCATCTGAGGATCTGGAACCAGAAGTGGAGTCGAGCCCAGAGcttgcccctctccctcccccgacTTGTCCCTCTGAACCCCCCATGCCCATTGCTCCAACTGCCCAACCTGAGGAACTGCTCAACGGAGCCCCCTCGCCACCAGCTGTGGACTTAAGCCCAGTCAGTGAGCCAAAGGAGCAGGCCAAGGAAGTTACAGCATCAGTGACTCCCCCGACCGTCCTCTCTGCTACTCCAGCTGTTGCTCCTCCAGCTACTTCCCCTGctcaggaggaggaaatggaggaagaggaggaagagggagaagagggagaagcaggagaagCAGGAGAAGCTGAGggtgagaaaagaggagaggaactGCTCCCCCCAGAGAGCAGCCCTGTTCCAGCCCACCAGAATTTGGAGGCAGCAGTGGCCACCCAAG TGGCAGTATCTGTGCCAAAGAGGAGACGAAAAATTAAGGAGCTCAATAAGAAAGAGGCTGTAGGAGACCTTCTAGATGCCTTCAAGGAG GTGAACCCGGGAGTATCAGAGGTGGAAAATCAGCCTCCTGTAGGCAACAATCCCGGCCCAGAGCCTGAGGGCAGCAGTGTGCCCCTGCGGCCTGAGGAAGCAGATGAGACCTGGGACGCAAAGGAAGACAAAATTCACAATGCTGAGAATATCCAGCCTGGGGAACAGAAGTATGAATATAAGTCAG ATCAGTGGAAGCCTCTAAACCTTGAGGAGAAAAAGCGGTATGACCGTGAGTTCCTGCTTGGCTTTCAGTTCATCTTTGCCAGTCTGCAGAAGCCGGAGGGATTGCCCCATATCAGTGACGTGGTGTTGGATAAG GCCAATAAAACACCACTGCGGCCACTGGATCCCAGTAGACTTCAGGGCATAAATTGTGGCCCAGACTTCACTCCATCCTTTGCCAACCTTGGCCGACCAGCGCTTAGCAACCGTGGGCCCCCAAGGGGTGGGCCAGGTGGGGAGCTGCCCCGAGGGCCG GCTGGTCTAGGACCCCGGCGCTCTCAGCAGGGCCCCCGAAAGGAGCCACGCAAAATCATTGCTACAGTGTTAATGACCGAAGATATAAAGCTGAACAAAGCAGAGAAGGCTTGGAAACCCAGCAGCAAGCGGACGGCGGCTGATAAGGACCGAGGGGAAGAGGATGCTGATGGCAGCAAAACCCAG GACCTGTTCCGCAGGGTGCGCTCCATCCTGAATAAGTTGACACCCCAGATGTTCCAGCAGCTGATGAAGCAGGTGACGCAGCTGGCGATCGACACTGAGGAACGCCTCAAAGGGGTCATTGACCTCATCTTTGAGAAGGCCATTTCAGAGCCCAACTTCTCTGTGGCCTATGCCAACATGTGCCGCTGCCTCATGGCG CTCAAAGTGCCCACTACAGAAAAGCCAACAGTGACTGTGAACTTCCGAAAACTGTTGTTGAATCGATGTCAGAAGGAgtttgaaaaagacaaagatgatgATGAGGTTtttgaaaagaagcaaaaagagatGGATGAAGCTGCTACG GCAGAGGAACGGGGACGCCTGAAGGAAGAGCTGGAAGAGGCTCGAGACATAGCCCGGCGGCGCTCTTTAGGGAATATCAAGTTTATTGGGGAGTTGTTCAAGCTGAAGATGTTAACAGAGGCAATAATGCATGACTGTGTGGTTAAACTACTAAAGAACCATGATGAAGAGTCCCTTGAATGCCTTTGCCGTCTGCTCACCACCATTGGAAAAGACCTGGACTTTGAAAAAGCCAAG ccTCGAATGGATCAGTATTTCAACCAGATGGaaaaaatcattaaggaaaaGAAGACTTCATCCCGAATCCGCTTTATGCTGCAGGACGTGCTGGACCTGCGACAG AGCAATTGGGTGCCGCGCCGAGGGGACCAGGGTCCCAAGACCATTGACCAGATCCACAAGGAGGCTGAGATGGAAGAGCATCGAGAGCACATAAAAGTGCAGCAGCTAATGGCCAAAGGCAGCGACAAGCGTCGGGGTGGCCCCCCAGGCCCACCCATCA GCCGTGGCCTTCCACTTGTGGATGATGGTGGCTGGAACACAGTCCCCATCAGCAAGGGCAGCCGCCCTATTGACACCTCACGACTCACCAAGATCACGAAG CCTGGTTCCATTGATTCTAACAACCAGCTCTTCGCACCTGGAGGGCGATTGAGCTGGGGCAAGGGCAGCAGTGGAGGTTCTGGAGCCAAGCCCTCTGACGCAG CATCAGAAACTGCTCGTCCAGCTACTAGTACCTTGAATCGTTTCTCAGCCCTTCAACAAGCAGTACCTACAGAAAGCACAGATAACAGACGTGTGGTACAGAG GAGTAGCTTGAGCCGGGAACGAGGCGAGAAAGCTGGGGATCGGGGAGACCGCCTAGAACGGAGTGAACGGGGAGGTGACCGTGGAGACCGGCTTGATCGTGCACGGACACCTGCCACCAAGCGGAGCTTCAGCAAGGAAGTGGAGGAGCGGAGTAGAGAGAGGCCCTCCCAGCCTGAGGGACTACGCAAGGCAGCTAGCCTCACGGAGGATCGGGACCGCGGGCGGGATGCTG TGAAGCGAGAAGCCACGCTACCCCCAGTGAGCCCCCCGAAGGCCGCACTCtctgaggaggagctggagaagaaATCCAAGGCCATAATTGAGGAGTACCTCCATCTCAATGACATGAAG GAGGCAGTGCAGTGTGTGCAGGAGCTGGCCTCACCCTCCCTGCTCTTCATCTTTGTGCGGCATGGCATCGAGTCCACACTGGAGCGTAGCGCCATTGCTCGTGAGCATATGGGGCGGCTGTTGCACCAGCTGCTCTGTGCCGGGCACCTCTCCACTGCTCAGTACTACCAAGG GCTGTATGAAATCCTAGAATTGGCTGAAGACATGGAAATTGACATCCCCCACGTGTGGCTCTACTTAGCAGAACTGGTGACGCCCGTTCTGCAGGAAGGTGGGGTGCCCATGGGGGAGCTGTTCAG GGAGATTACAAAACCTCTGAGACCCTTGGGCAAAGCTGCTTCCCTATTGCTGGAGATCCTAGGGCTCCTATGCAAAAGCATG GGTCCCAAAAAGGTGGGGACGCTGTGGCGAGAGGCTGGACTCAGctggaaggaatttctgcctgaAGGCCAGGACGTCAGTGCATTTGTGGCTGAACAG AAGGTGGAGTATACCCTGGGCGAGGAGTCAGAAGCTCCCAGTCAGAGGCTGTTCTCCTCCGAGGAGCTGAGCAGGCAGCTGGAGAAGCTGCTGAAGGAGGGCAGCAGTAACCAGCGGGTGTTTGACTGGATAGAG GCCAACTTGAGTGAGCAGCAGATAGCATCCAACACATTAGTTCGAGCCCTCATGACAACTGTCTGCTATTCCGCAATTATCT TTGAGACTTCTCTCCGAGTGGATGTGGCAGTGCTGAAAGCGCGAGCGAAACTGCTACAGAAATACCTGTGTGATGAGCAGAAGGAGCTGCAGGCGCTCTATGCCCTCCAGGCCCTTGTAGTGACCTTAGAACAGCCTGCCA ACCTGCTTCGGATGTTCTTTGATGCGCTGTACGATGAGGACGTGGTGAAGGAGGACGCTTTCTACAGCTGGGAGAGTAGCAAGGACCCCGCTGAGCAGCAGGGCAAGGGCGTGGCCCTTAAATCTGTCACAGCCTTCTTCAAGTGGCTTcgtgaggcagaggaggaggagtcagACCACAACTGA